The Mercenaria mercenaria strain notata chromosome 10, MADL_Memer_1, whole genome shotgun sequence genome contains a region encoding:
- the LOC123559367 gene encoding UPF0686 protein C11orf1 homolog, translating into MSHLDNNPSFQAMVRASGLAEVWTHSTDAAKFNQFGWRCTNKETSYGNDTLIGNWNEERFDNKIVKQAKPLPSQNNHYFESTYDQSYNFKPYEVPKELKHLKAPHPNAFPGHQPETDNAFSKSIYNSWETTTRAGYVDPKIRQTPLQPKTNTTSA; encoded by the exons ATGTCGCATTTGGACAACAATCCGTCGTTCCAGGCCATGGTGCGGGCAAGCGGCCTGGCAGAAGTATGGACACACTCCACAGATGCCGCTAAATTTAATCAGTTTGGATGGAGATGCACAAATAAAGAAACTTCCTACGGTAACGACACACTAATTGGAAACTGGAACGAGGAACGATTCGACAATAAAATTGTTAAACAGGCGAAACCATTGCCGTCTCAG AACAACCATTACTTTGAAAGTACATACGATCAGAGCTACAACTTCAAACCATATGAGGTCCCAAAAGAACTTAAGCATTTAAAAG cTCCACACCCTAATGCATTTCCTGGACACCAGCCTGAGACCGATAACGCTTTCTCCAAAAGTATTTACAACAGCTGGGAGACCACAACACGAGCTGGCTACGTTGATCCAAAAATAAGACAAACACCTCTCCAACCAAAGACCAACACCACGTCAGCATAA